In a genomic window of Nesterenkonia halotolerans:
- a CDS encoding UDP-N-acetylmuramoyl-tripeptide--D-alanyl-D-alanine ligase, with translation MIELSAHDIAEITSGTLRGVTADTSLLVTHADTDSRAMRADALFIAKPGEHTDGHHFIDAAIDAGASLVLAERPTDDPSGTAHPAVLVDDVVAAMGRLAAAILVRIRAHSPTTVIGITGSAGKTTTKDLLRALLEPEGPTVAPQGSYNSEVGVPLTIFTAELDTRYVVVEMGADAPGNIRDLAEMVRPDIGAVLMVGSAHAGKFGGADKIAAVKQELVEAIPAQGHVVLNRDDAQVSAMAAVAQAPITWFSSTEDSPPAGDPSEAEDSSRSRGQAAPDQLGALGLNLDEDGHPRFTLRFSESGEEFAVVSGLTGGHHISNLLAAAACAHRAGLPPADIAARLNGLGPVSRWRMERTERADGVTLINDAYNANPESMREALRTLAMISRPGDGRPARRSVAVLGAMLELGDVSIPKHTQLGETVVRLNIDKTLVVGDLAYPLYRGAIAEGSWGSEVQWVATVEEAEAYLDAELMPGDVVLFKSSNSAGLRLLGDRIAAKEGAL, from the coding sequence ATGATCGAGCTCTCAGCCCATGACATCGCCGAGATCACCTCCGGGACCCTCCGCGGAGTCACCGCAGACACCTCGCTGCTGGTCACCCATGCAGACACCGATTCCCGTGCCATGCGAGCCGACGCGCTCTTCATCGCCAAGCCCGGAGAACACACCGACGGGCACCACTTCATCGACGCCGCGATCGACGCAGGCGCCTCGCTCGTCCTGGCTGAGCGCCCGACCGACGACCCGTCCGGCACCGCCCACCCCGCGGTGCTCGTCGACGACGTCGTCGCAGCTATGGGACGACTCGCCGCCGCGATCCTGGTCAGAATCCGAGCGCACTCTCCGACGACCGTCATCGGCATCACCGGTTCAGCGGGCAAGACCACCACGAAGGACCTGCTCCGTGCGCTGCTGGAGCCGGAAGGGCCCACCGTGGCCCCACAAGGCTCCTACAACAGCGAAGTAGGGGTTCCGCTGACGATCTTCACCGCCGAGCTCGACACCCGGTACGTCGTGGTCGAGATGGGCGCCGACGCTCCGGGCAACATCCGGGATCTTGCCGAGATGGTGCGCCCCGACATCGGGGCCGTGCTGATGGTCGGATCTGCTCACGCGGGCAAGTTCGGCGGGGCCGACAAGATCGCTGCGGTGAAGCAGGAGCTCGTGGAAGCGATCCCCGCGCAGGGCCACGTCGTCCTCAACCGCGACGACGCCCAGGTCTCCGCGATGGCCGCTGTCGCCCAAGCGCCCATCACCTGGTTCTCCAGCACCGAAGATTCCCCTCCGGCCGGAGATCCCTCCGAGGCTGAAGACTCCTCCCGCAGCCGGGGACAGGCAGCACCCGATCAGCTCGGCGCCCTCGGTCTGAACCTGGACGAGGACGGGCACCCGCGGTTCACGCTGCGGTTCTCGGAGTCTGGCGAGGAGTTCGCCGTCGTCTCCGGGCTCACCGGCGGACACCACATCTCGAACCTGCTGGCCGCAGCTGCCTGCGCGCACCGCGCGGGACTCCCCCCAGCAGACATCGCCGCGCGGTTGAACGGCCTCGGACCCGTGAGCCGCTGGCGGATGGAACGCACCGAACGCGCGGACGGCGTCACGCTGATCAACGACGCCTATAACGCCAACCCCGAATCCATGCGCGAGGCCCTGCGGACGCTGGCCATGATCAGCCGACCAGGAGACGGGCGCCCAGCCCGACGCTCGGTTGCGGTTCTCGGTGCCATGCTCGAACTCGGCGACGTCTCGATCCCCAAGCACACCCAGCTCGGCGAGACCGTGGTGCGGCTGAACATCGACAAGACGCTGGTCGTGGGCGACCTCGCATACCCGCTCTACCGCGGGGCGATCGCTGAAGGCAGCTGGGGCTCCGAGGTGCAGTGGGTCGCCACCGTGGAGGAGGCGGAAGCCTACCTGGACGCGGAGCTGATGCCGGGAGACGTCGTGCTGTTCAAATCCTCCAACAGTGCAGGACTTAGACTTCTGGGTGACCGAATCGCCGCGAAGGAAGGGGCCCTGTGA
- a CDS encoding UDP-N-acetylmuramoyl-L-alanyl-D-glutamate--2,6-diaminopimelate ligase — MSGDAAALSIAQQDRVFRPHGVAGASVEELVAELTRTGYDPLVTPVGRAAGEIPLTGAAMDPKTVGPGDLFVAVAGSRAHGADFIATAMAAGAAAVLTDDAGADKIREIADYRIPVIQVTRVRDAAGPSAALIYGNSSTSGPALFGVTGTNGKTTTTYFLRSLLDAVLRRHGQSTGLIGTIEIAAGEATIPSKMTTPEAVQLHSLMALFRESGITAAAMEVSSHAISYQRTSGLFYNVAGFTNLTQDHLDLHGSMEKYFEAKAALFARSRTRSSVIIVDDAWGLRMADAATGHVVQLATSDEPAASADWVVTEVAAEPLGSSFTLMHRRTGETIRCRTGLPGRFNVSNAALAAVMVLTAQETAELRVPRQEVVSALEHADPFTISVPGRMQVIGTAPAAIVDFAHNPDAMIRTLEAAASTSQGKTILVIGAAGERDSAKRPLMGAIAVRMADHVIISDDDPHGEDPSQIRAGLLEGARAALDEEALDATLEEITPRLDAITRAVEVAEAEDTIILAGRGHEVHQDFAGTKHPIDDRIELARALRRRGFPTAPDAPVTAEAADAVSLSPSDSTAEGGHTA, encoded by the coding sequence GTGAGCGGGGACGCCGCAGCACTGAGCATCGCCCAGCAGGACCGGGTCTTCCGGCCGCATGGGGTCGCAGGGGCCTCCGTGGAGGAGCTCGTCGCCGAGCTCACGCGCACCGGCTACGACCCGCTGGTGACGCCGGTGGGCAGGGCGGCCGGTGAGATCCCGCTCACCGGTGCCGCCATGGACCCGAAGACTGTGGGGCCGGGGGACCTCTTCGTCGCCGTGGCCGGCTCCCGCGCCCACGGTGCCGACTTCATCGCCACCGCGATGGCCGCAGGCGCGGCAGCGGTGCTGACCGACGACGCCGGCGCCGACAAGATCCGCGAGATCGCCGACTACCGCATCCCGGTGATCCAGGTGACTCGCGTGCGCGACGCCGCGGGACCCTCGGCGGCGCTGATCTACGGCAACTCCTCCACCTCAGGCCCGGCACTCTTCGGCGTCACCGGGACCAACGGGAAGACGACCACCACGTACTTCCTGCGGTCTCTGCTCGACGCCGTGCTGCGGCGTCACGGGCAGTCCACCGGATTGATCGGCACGATCGAGATCGCAGCGGGAGAGGCGACCATCCCCTCGAAGATGACCACCCCTGAAGCGGTGCAGCTGCACAGTCTCATGGCGCTCTTCCGCGAAAGCGGCATCACCGCCGCGGCCATGGAGGTCTCCTCCCATGCGATCTCCTACCAGCGCACCTCAGGGCTGTTCTACAACGTCGCGGGATTCACCAACCTCACCCAGGACCACCTGGACCTCCACGGCTCCATGGAGAAGTACTTCGAGGCCAAGGCCGCTCTCTTCGCACGGAGCCGCACCCGCAGCAGCGTGATCATCGTCGATGACGCCTGGGGTCTGCGCATGGCCGATGCCGCCACCGGTCACGTGGTTCAGCTGGCCACATCCGACGAGCCCGCAGCAAGCGCCGACTGGGTCGTCACGGAGGTGGCAGCTGAGCCGCTCGGGAGCAGCTTCACCCTCATGCACCGGCGCACCGGTGAGACGATCCGCTGCCGCACCGGTCTCCCGGGTCGGTTCAACGTCTCCAACGCCGCGCTGGCGGCGGTCATGGTGCTCACGGCGCAGGAGACCGCAGAGCTCCGCGTCCCTCGCCAGGAGGTCGTCAGCGCGCTCGAGCACGCAGATCCCTTCACCATCAGCGTTCCGGGACGAATGCAGGTCATCGGCACCGCACCGGCCGCCATCGTCGACTTCGCACATAATCCCGATGCCATGATCCGCACGCTGGAGGCCGCCGCCAGCACCTCACAGGGCAAGACCATTCTGGTCATCGGGGCGGCGGGGGAGCGCGACAGCGCCAAGCGTCCCCTGATGGGGGCGATCGCCGTGCGCATGGCCGATCACGTCATCATCAGCGACGACGACCCGCACGGCGAAGACCCCAGCCAGATCCGTGCCGGGCTGCTCGAAGGTGCGCGCGCCGCACTGGACGAGGAGGCCCTGGACGCCACGCTGGAGGAGATCACTCCGCGGCTGGACGCGATCACCCGTGCCGTGGAGGTCGCGGAGGCCGAGGACACCATCATCCTGGCGGGACGAGGCCACGAGGTGCACCAAGACTTCGCAGGGACCAAGCACCCGATCGACGATCGGATCGAACTGGCCCGAGCTCTGCGCCGGCGCGGCTTCCCCACCGCACCTGACGCTCCCGTCACCGCTGAGGCCGCAGATGCTGTGAGCCTCTCCCCGTCAGACTCCACTGCAGAAGGAGGGCACACCGCATGA
- a CDS encoding peptidoglycan D,D-transpeptidase FtsI family protein, translating to MAAAQKKRADRVLSFRMRIGLTMILVMLLVLGGRLFHVQGLDPAGHAQAAVSERLRSIPLPAHRGDILDADGRVLATSVDRYDLVADQQVVDDFVRYDESTKLREEVPVETGIAELSEVLDMDVEELTELVLGEDRYSVVARSLTPEQSTAATEIGIPGLYAEPVSERSYPSGSVAGSIIGFMGDDGPLEGIEAAQDEALSGTDGERIFEVGGDGIRIPIATFEELPAEDGQDIRLTVDQDLQWFAQEAIAEKSHQYNAAWGNATVLDLKSGEILAMADSETVDPAEPGATDELFRRPLALTQAFEPGSTGKAITFATALEEGTLNPTDSFQVDNRYEEDGQTISDATRHPTLDMTAAGIFARSYNTGTVMIGGEVPQETRYDYMKRVGIGEPIDIGVGAETSGDLRPPEEWDARQHLTTQFGQGYTTSVLHNMQTFQTIMNGGVSVPLRVIDSYIDADGSEHPADTGPEERIFSEETSEEMLGMFEGVVDYGTGSEAAIAGYRVGGKTGIAEAAGAGGGFDGHTQTFIGAAPLDDPQYLVSVTVHRPQGYWKDWEVTDTFREIMSYVLSSYDVAPAGAESQAYDGFTGENQDQPW from the coding sequence ATGGCAGCCGCCCAGAAGAAACGCGCAGATCGAGTGCTCTCGTTCCGCATGCGCATCGGATTGACCATGATACTGGTGATGCTGCTCGTCCTCGGCGGCAGACTCTTCCATGTCCAGGGACTCGATCCCGCCGGGCACGCGCAGGCGGCGGTCTCTGAGCGGCTGCGCAGCATCCCGCTGCCGGCGCATCGCGGGGACATCCTCGATGCCGACGGTCGCGTGCTGGCGACCTCGGTGGATCGCTATGACCTGGTCGCCGACCAGCAGGTCGTCGATGACTTCGTGCGCTACGACGAGTCCACGAAGCTCCGCGAAGAAGTGCCGGTCGAGACCGGGATCGCCGAGCTCAGCGAGGTCCTCGACATGGATGTCGAGGAGCTCACCGAGCTCGTCCTCGGTGAGGACCGCTACTCCGTCGTCGCTCGATCGCTGACGCCGGAGCAGAGCACCGCGGCCACCGAGATCGGGATACCGGGCTTATACGCCGAGCCCGTCTCCGAGCGCAGCTACCCCTCCGGATCGGTGGCCGGCTCGATCATCGGGTTCATGGGTGATGACGGCCCTCTCGAGGGCATCGAGGCCGCCCAGGATGAGGCGCTCAGCGGCACAGACGGCGAACGGATCTTCGAGGTCGGCGGCGACGGCATCCGCATCCCGATCGCCACCTTCGAGGAGCTCCCCGCCGAGGACGGCCAAGACATCCGGCTGACCGTCGACCAGGACCTGCAGTGGTTCGCGCAGGAGGCCATCGCGGAGAAGTCCCACCAGTACAACGCGGCCTGGGGCAACGCCACGGTGCTGGATCTGAAGTCCGGGGAGATTCTGGCCATGGCTGACTCCGAGACCGTGGACCCCGCCGAGCCCGGAGCCACTGACGAGCTCTTCCGCCGCCCGCTGGCGCTGACCCAGGCCTTCGAACCGGGCTCCACGGGCAAGGCCATCACCTTCGCGACCGCCCTGGAAGAGGGCACGCTCAACCCCACTGACAGCTTCCAGGTGGACAACCGCTATGAGGAGGATGGGCAGACGATCAGCGACGCGACGCGGCACCCCACCCTCGACATGACGGCTGCCGGAATCTTCGCGCGCTCCTACAACACCGGCACCGTGATGATCGGCGGCGAGGTTCCGCAGGAGACCCGCTATGACTACATGAAGCGGGTCGGCATCGGGGAGCCCATCGACATCGGCGTCGGCGCCGAGACCAGCGGCGATCTCCGGCCTCCGGAGGAATGGGACGCACGACAGCACCTGACCACCCAGTTCGGCCAGGGGTACACCACCTCGGTGCTGCACAACATGCAGACCTTCCAGACCATCATGAACGGCGGCGTCAGCGTTCCGCTGCGAGTCATCGACTCCTATATCGACGCCGACGGAAGCGAACACCCCGCCGACACCGGGCCCGAGGAACGGATCTTCTCGGAGGAGACCTCCGAGGAGATGCTGGGCATGTTCGAAGGCGTGGTGGACTACGGAACCGGCAGCGAGGCCGCGATCGCCGGGTACCGAGTCGGCGGCAAGACCGGCATCGCAGAGGCCGCCGGCGCCGGCGGCGGATTCGACGGACACACCCAGACCTTCATCGGTGCTGCCCCCCTGGATGACCCGCAGTATCTGGTCTCGGTCACCGTCCACCGTCCCCAGGGGTACTGGAAGGACTGGGAAGTCACGGACACGTTCCGTGAGATCATGTCCTACGTGCTTAGCAGTTATGACGTTGCGCCCGCTGGGGCGGAGAGCCAGGCCTACGACGGCTTCACCGGTGAGAACCAGGATCAGCCCTGGTGA
- the rsmH gene encoding 16S rRNA (cytosine(1402)-N(4))-methyltransferase RsmH has protein sequence MAQRETADRHVPVMRDRCIKLLTLGVENIRADGHRPVVIDATLGMGGHAEAMLEADGDVTVLGLDRDPQAHELAAARLAPYGDRFRGIHTVYDRVDEVAVEELQADQRVAGVLLDLGVSSLQLDEASRGFAYSYDAPLDMRMDASAESPDESVAELLAHIEAPELSRILREYGEERFAGRIAKAIVTRRETTPFTTTADLAAVVDRAVPAASKRTGGHPAKRTFQALRIAVNEELEVLGRTIPHAMDAVAPGGRIVAMSYHSLEDRIVKQAFARRTKSSAPAGLPVELEEHKPTFTSLTRGAELPDETEIAENPRAASAKLRAVEKLVDPRRTQA, from the coding sequence ATGGCGCAACGAGAGACAGCAGACCGGCATGTGCCGGTGATGCGTGATCGATGCATCAAGCTGCTGACCCTCGGTGTGGAGAACATCCGCGCAGACGGTCACCGTCCGGTGGTGATCGATGCCACGCTAGGCATGGGTGGACACGCCGAGGCCATGCTCGAAGCCGACGGTGACGTCACCGTCCTGGGTCTGGACCGCGACCCGCAGGCTCATGAGCTCGCGGCGGCCCGACTTGCCCCCTACGGCGACCGCTTTCGCGGCATCCACACGGTGTATGACCGGGTGGACGAGGTCGCCGTGGAGGAGCTCCAGGCCGATCAGCGAGTGGCAGGGGTGCTCCTCGACCTCGGGGTGTCCTCGCTGCAGCTGGATGAGGCCTCCCGCGGCTTCGCCTATTCCTATGACGCCCCGCTGGACATGCGCATGGACGCCTCCGCCGAATCGCCCGATGAATCGGTGGCCGAGCTGCTCGCCCACATCGAGGCTCCCGAGCTGAGCCGAATCCTGCGCGAATATGGCGAGGAACGCTTCGCCGGGCGCATCGCCAAGGCGATCGTCACTCGTCGAGAAACGACGCCCTTCACCACGACGGCGGACCTCGCCGCAGTGGTGGACCGCGCCGTGCCGGCAGCCTCCAAGCGCACGGGAGGCCACCCCGCCAAGCGGACCTTCCAGGCGCTGCGCATCGCGGTCAACGAGGAGCTCGAAGTGCTCGGCCGGACGATCCCGCATGCGATGGACGCCGTCGCCCCGGGCGGTCGGATCGTGGCCATGAGCTACCACTCCCTGGAAGACCGGATCGTCAAGCAGGCTTTCGCCCGCCGTACCAAGTCCTCGGCGCCTGCCGGACTGCCGGTGGAGCTGGAGGAGCACAAGCCCACATTCACCTCGCTCACTCGCGGCGCTGAGCTTCCCGATGAGACGGAGATCGCGGAGAACCCCCGCGCCGCCTCGGCGAAGCTGCGCGCCGTCGAGAAGCTCGTGGACCCCAGGAGGACTCAGGCATGA
- the mraZ gene encoding division/cell wall cluster transcriptional repressor MraZ produces MFLGTYTPRMDEKARLILPAKYREELANGLVLTRGQERCIYVFSTEEFKNVHNQMRQAPLTSRQARDYIRVFLSGASDEIPDKQGRITIPAALREYAGLDRDVTVIGAGDRAEIWDTTAWNSYLEAKESEFSSTDGEAIPGLF; encoded by the coding sequence ATGTTCTTGGGCACGTACACGCCTCGCATGGATGAGAAGGCTCGCTTGATCCTTCCCGCGAAGTATCGCGAGGAGCTGGCCAACGGCCTGGTCCTCACTCGCGGGCAGGAACGGTGCATCTACGTTTTCAGCACAGAAGAGTTCAAGAATGTGCACAACCAGATGCGCCAGGCTCCTTTGACCTCTCGCCAGGCACGCGACTACATCCGCGTCTTCCTCTCCGGAGCCTCCGATGAGATTCCGGACAAGCAGGGTCGGATCACCATCCCGGCCGCGCTGCGGGAGTACGCGGGGCTGGACCGTGATGTGACAGTCATCGGGGCGGGAGACCGCGCCGAGATCTGGGACACCACGGCCTGGAACTCATATCTGGAGGCCAAGGAATCGGAGTTCTCGTCCACCGACGGGGAAGCCATCCCCGGTCTCTTCTGA
- a CDS encoding DUF3040 domain-containing protein, which translates to MPLSEREQRMLKQLEDQLQSEDPSFASSMQDAPTGKLNVRNVVLGSLVAVLGIVVLLLSIYNQWIPVGVIGFLLMGAGVYYATTGGASGNSRGNGGDGGHGGGGGGGGGPRSSAPSPSGSGTFMTGLEQRWEERRRQD; encoded by the coding sequence ATGCCACTGTCGGAGCGTGAACAGCGCATGCTCAAGCAACTGGAAGACCAGCTGCAGTCGGAGGACCCGAGCTTCGCAAGCTCCATGCAGGACGCCCCCACCGGCAAGCTGAACGTTCGCAACGTGGTGCTGGGCTCCCTGGTGGCCGTCCTCGGCATCGTCGTGCTGTTGCTCAGCATCTATAACCAGTGGATCCCTGTCGGCGTCATCGGCTTCCTGCTGATGGGCGCAGGCGTCTACTACGCCACCACCGGTGGTGCCTCCGGCAACTCCCGTGGGAACGGTGGAGACGGCGGCCACGGAGGCGGCGGCGGAGGCGGGGGAGGACCACGCAGCTCCGCGCCGAGCCCCTCCGGATCCGGAACCTTCATGACGGGACTCGAGCAGCGCTGGGAAGAACGTCGCCGTCAGGACTAG
- the dinB gene encoding DNA polymerase IV, with the protein MAPSPAADPRVLAHVDMDAYYVEVELLTQPELRGRKIIVAADSGRSVVLSASYEARVDGVRSAMPLSRARQASPHAIVLPPHMERYREISRQIMAYFDTITDAVEQLSVDEAFLDLTGSRRRLGGPEQIGQKIRREIREQFGLPATVGIADRKFIAKIASTRAKPDGLLLVPPHRRLEFLHTLPVTAMWGVGAKTAQSLEAFGITTVLQLAQTPEPALRRRFGVTGTALHRLAWGEDARAVQPHRIEKSIGAEETFAQDVADDAVLRAELLRLSHRVAARLRESGVSAQGLSLKLRYSDFETLTRSATLTHPTHSALAIYAKMLALLEKLGERSQSVRLIGIRAERLVDDAGGLQLSFDRTETNWVDAESALDAVAKKFPHVQTAPASLLRARREDPGLGDS; encoded by the coding sequence ATGGCCCCGTCCCCAGCGGCTGACCCGCGCGTCCTCGCCCACGTAGATATGGACGCCTACTACGTGGAGGTCGAGCTGCTCACTCAGCCGGAGCTGCGCGGTCGGAAGATCATCGTCGCCGCGGATTCCGGCCGGTCTGTCGTGCTCTCCGCCTCCTACGAGGCCCGCGTCGATGGGGTGCGCTCGGCCATGCCGCTCTCCCGGGCGCGCCAGGCAAGCCCCCATGCCATCGTGCTGCCTCCACACATGGAGCGCTACCGCGAGATCTCCCGGCAGATCATGGCGTACTTCGACACCATCACCGATGCCGTGGAACAGCTCAGTGTGGACGAGGCCTTTCTGGATCTCACCGGATCACGACGTCGACTCGGCGGCCCTGAACAGATCGGGCAGAAGATCCGCCGCGAGATCCGCGAGCAGTTCGGCCTGCCGGCCACGGTCGGGATCGCCGATCGCAAGTTCATCGCCAAGATCGCCTCCACCCGGGCCAAGCCGGACGGGCTGCTGCTGGTGCCGCCTCACCGCCGACTCGAATTTCTGCACACGCTGCCTGTCACCGCCATGTGGGGTGTGGGGGCGAAGACGGCACAGTCCCTGGAAGCCTTCGGCATCACCACGGTTCTGCAGCTCGCGCAGACCCCGGAGCCTGCCCTGCGCCGCCGGTTCGGCGTGACCGGCACAGCTCTGCACCGGCTGGCATGGGGTGAGGACGCTCGGGCCGTGCAGCCGCATCGCATAGAGAAGTCCATCGGCGCCGAGGAGACCTTCGCGCAGGATGTGGCAGATGACGCGGTGCTGCGGGCGGAGCTGCTCCGGCTGAGCCATCGGGTGGCCGCCCGGCTGCGCGAGTCCGGGGTCTCGGCGCAGGGGCTGAGCCTCAAGCTGCGCTACAGCGATTTCGAGACGCTCACCCGCTCCGCGACGCTGACACACCCCACGCACTCGGCCCTGGCCATCTACGCCAAGATGCTGGCCCTGCTGGAGAAGCTGGGGGAGCGCTCCCAGTCGGTCAGACTCATCGGGATCCGGGCGGAGCGCCTGGTCGACGACGCAGGGGGCCTGCAGCTGAGCTTCGACCGCACCGAGACGAACTGGGTGGACGCCGAGAGTGCACTGGACGCGGTGGCGAAGAAGTTCCCGCACGTGCAGACGGCGCCTGCCTCACTCCTGCGCGCCCGGCGGGAGGACCCGGGACTAGGGGATTCCTGA
- a CDS encoding polyprenyl synthetase family protein, protein MNREEFIGQVNSGCALFLEKRHEEVRAVSEHAAPLVTALMALTRGGKKMRPALARLGWQAAGGRGDAVVELGVALELFQAAALVHDDVIDRSATRRGLPSAHMRFESLHRESGFSGDHAHFGTTGAILSGDLSLAWASEAFFHAQATAMQDGVAINPLAASTFHRMHTEVITGQYLDVLEEVRTPAETEADAVARARGVLRYKAAKYSTEYPVVLGAALAGGSDALCRAFAAAALPVGEAFQLRDDLLGVFGDPDTTGKPVGDDLREGKRTELIAYGLFRASAQGSAELAQMLGDPELSERQVERAREILLDAGAAEEVERSIEQLTAQSVEHTAALAELGVAAEVLEEFDRLRGNLVLRTV, encoded by the coding sequence ATGAACCGCGAAGAATTCATCGGCCAGGTCAACTCCGGATGCGCTCTGTTCCTGGAGAAGCGTCATGAGGAGGTGCGCGCAGTCTCCGAGCACGCCGCTCCCCTGGTGACCGCGCTGATGGCCCTGACCCGCGGCGGCAAGAAGATGCGCCCGGCCCTGGCCCGGCTCGGCTGGCAGGCTGCCGGCGGTCGTGGCGACGCCGTCGTCGAGCTCGGGGTGGCGCTGGAGCTGTTCCAGGCCGCCGCTCTGGTCCATGACGACGTGATTGATCGCTCGGCCACGCGGCGCGGTCTGCCGAGCGCACATATGCGCTTCGAGTCGCTGCACCGCGAGTCCGGGTTCAGCGGCGATCACGCCCACTTCGGCACCACCGGGGCGATCCTCTCCGGCGACCTCTCGCTGGCCTGGGCCTCCGAAGCGTTCTTCCATGCGCAAGCCACCGCGATGCAGGACGGCGTCGCGATCAACCCGCTGGCGGCCTCGACCTTTCACCGGATGCACACCGAGGTGATCACCGGACAGTATCTCGACGTCCTCGAGGAGGTGCGCACCCCCGCCGAGACCGAAGCCGACGCTGTCGCCCGCGCCCGCGGAGTCCTGCGCTATAAGGCGGCCAAGTACTCCACCGAGTACCCCGTGGTCCTCGGTGCTGCTCTCGCGGGCGGGTCCGACGCGCTCTGCCGTGCTTTCGCGGCAGCGGCGCTGCCCGTGGGTGAGGCGTTCCAGCTCCGCGATGATCTCCTCGGAGTCTTCGGGGACCCGGACACCACCGGCAAACCCGTCGGCGACGATCTGCGGGAGGGCAAGCGCACTGAACTGATCGCCTATGGACTGTTCCGCGCCTCGGCGCAGGGTTCGGCAGAGCTGGCGCAGATGCTCGGGGACCCCGAGCTGAGCGAACGCCAGGTGGAGCGCGCCCGCGAGATCCTGCTCGACGCCGGCGCGGCCGAGGAGGTGGAGCGCAGCATCGAACAGCTCACCGCGCAGAGCGTGGAGCACACCGCAGCCCTGGCCGAGCTCGGTGTCGCTGCCGAGGTCCTCGAGGAGTTCGACCGGCTGCGCGGGAACCTGGTGCTGCGCACGGTCTGA
- a CDS encoding protein kinase domain-containing protein, whose amino-acid sequence MSTEQSDPWIGSRIDDRYVIDERIARGGMSTVYRAQDQRLGREVALKVLFPHMAEDRKVVDRFEQEARNSALIAHPNVVQVLDQGQARETAYLVMEYVPGATLRTLLKHGAMTPRLALTYMDSILQGLAAAHRAGLVHRDIKPENVLVSHDGRIKLADLGLARAATHHSGTSTLMGTVAYISPELLSGEGADERSDIYAIGILLYEMLTGVQPFTGDSPVRVAYQHVNSTVPVPSAQVDGLAAELDDLVSISTRPEVALRPKNADELLTMLREARGALSDAELDFDGALTPTRTRPIPSMGAAAAAAPAPGQHATTMLPGDSTEAFHEEDDQRTVAEPWDEDIDAALGHARTTHLEEEHRGAAGAQQPSLAEEDRQLVTEVPTTGFQLTPPRLSADDPLTGVQPAVAPSVRRPAAGERTDRRERQRPSIELSRPTPTRAWLMIAAIMIGSALLMLMAGWIGVSDALIPSLGGGG is encoded by the coding sequence GTGAGCACCGAACAGTCAGACCCGTGGATCGGTTCCCGAATCGACGACCGCTATGTGATCGATGAGCGCATTGCGCGCGGCGGCATGTCCACGGTCTACCGCGCCCAGGATCAGCGCCTGGGCCGCGAGGTGGCACTGAAGGTGCTCTTCCCGCATATGGCCGAAGACCGCAAGGTCGTGGACCGATTCGAGCAGGAGGCGCGCAACTCCGCGCTCATCGCCCACCCCAACGTGGTCCAGGTGCTGGATCAGGGGCAGGCCCGGGAGACCGCCTACCTGGTGATGGAGTACGTCCCGGGCGCCACCCTGCGCACGCTGCTCAAGCACGGAGCGATGACGCCGCGACTCGCCCTGACCTATATGGACTCGATCCTGCAAGGCCTGGCTGCGGCGCACCGGGCGGGTCTGGTGCACCGAGACATCAAGCCCGAGAACGTCCTGGTCTCCCATGATGGACGCATCAAGCTGGCGGACCTGGGACTGGCGAGGGCCGCGACGCACCATTCCGGCACCTCCACGCTCATGGGCACGGTGGCCTATATCTCTCCCGAGCTGCTCTCCGGCGAGGGGGCCGATGAGCGCTCGGACATCTACGCCATCGGCATCCTGCTCTACGAGATGCTCACCGGCGTGCAGCCGTTCACCGGGGACTCTCCGGTGCGGGTGGCCTACCAGCACGTGAATTCCACTGTTCCGGTGCCCTCCGCCCAGGTGGACGGGCTCGCCGCAGAGCTCGATGACCTGGTGAGCATCTCCACGCGTCCCGAGGTCGCACTGCGCCCGAAGAACGCCGATGAGCTGCTGACGATGCTGCGGGAGGCTCGCGGAGCGCTCAGCGACGCGGAGCTCGACTTCGACGGCGCGCTCACCCCCACTCGAACGCGACCCATCCCCTCGATGGGTGCGGCCGCCGCGGCGGCCCCTGCACCGGGGCAGCACGCCACGACCATGCTGCCCGGGGATTCCACCGAGGCCTTCCACGAGGAAGATGACCAGCGCACGGTCGCTGAACCCTGGGATGAGGACATCGACGCCGCCCTCGGTCATGCCCGCACCACTCATCTGGAAGAGGAACATCGCGGCGCGGCAGGCGCCCAGCAGCCCAGCCTGGCAGAGGAAGACCGCCAGCTGGTGACCGAGGTGCCCACCACGGGATTCCAGCTCACTCCGCCGCGACTCAGCGCCGACGACCCACTGACAGGCGTCCAGCCGGCCGTCGCCCCTTCCGTGCGTCGCCCCGCCGCGGGAGAGCGCACCGATCGGCGGGAGCGTCAGCGACCCTCGATCGAGCTGAGCCGCCCCACGCCCACCCGGGCATGGTTGATGATCGCTGCCATCATGATCGGCAGCGCCCTGCTGATGCTGATGGCAGGCTGGATCGGCGTCTCAGACGCACTGATCCCCAGCCTCGGCGGAGGCGGATGA